One Baekduia alba genomic window, GCCGGAACGCGCCTGGGCGCGGGCCGGGTTCGCGCTGCTCTGCCTCGGGGCGCTCATCGGGTACCTGGTGTACCCGACCTATCCGAACTACGACTCGGCCTACTCGCTGATCTGGGGCCGCGAGCTCGTCGACGGGACGCTGCCGTCCTTCGACGCCTATCGGACGCCGACCGAGCATCCACTGGCCGTCGCGGTCGGCGCGGTGCTGTCGCTGCTGGGCGACACCGTCGGGCCGCGCACCTGGCTGCTGCTCACCGTCGCGGCCTTCTGCCTCCTGGTCGCCGGCGTCTACCGCCTGGGCCGCGCGGCGTTCGGGCCGTGGGTCGGCCTGGTCGCGGCGCTGCTGGTCCTCTCGCGCCTGGACTACGCGTTCCTGGCCGCGCGCGGCTACATCGACGTGCCGTACCTGGCGCTCGTGGCCTGGGCGGCGGCGTTCGAGACCGCCAGGCCGCGGCGCGGCGGCGTGGTCTGGGTCCTGCTGGTGCTCGCCGGGCTGCTGCGCCCGGAGGCGTGGCTGCTGGGCGGCGCCTACTGGCTGTGGTGCGGCTGGCCGGCGGAGTCCCCGCCCAGAGGGCTCGGATCCGCGGCGAGTGTTCGCCCAGAGGGCGAAACTCGCGACTGGCGGCGGCTCCTGCGAACCGCCGGCTACGCGGCGCTCGCGCCCGTCCTGTGGGCCCTCACGGACCTGCTCGTGACCGGCGACGCGCTCTTCTCCCTGCGCCACACCAGCTCGCTGGCCAACGACCTCCAGCGCACCAAGCCGGCCTCGGAGGCGCCGTCGTTCGCGGTCCACTCGCTGAACGCGACGCTGAAGTGGCCGGTGCTGATCGGCGCGGTCCTCGGCGTCGCGCTCGCGCTGGTCTACGCGCGGCGCCGTGCGACGGTCCCGCTCGCGCTCGCCGCCTCGGGCCTGCTCACCTTCGGCGTCATCGCCGCCGCCGGCCTCTCGGTGATCGATCGCTACCTCGCGGTGTCGGCGCTCGCCCTGATCGTCTTCGCCGCCTTCGCGATCGCCGGCTTCACGGTCCTGGCGCCGGGCCACCCGGCGCGCAGGCCGTGGATCGTCGCCGCGTGCGTCGTCGCGCTCGGTGGCGCCGCGTTCACGGCCTCGCATCTTCATCCTGGGTACATCGACCGTGAGCTCACCACCCGCCGCGAGCTGCGCCAGGAGCTGGCGCGGGTCGTCAAGACCAACGCCTTCAAGACCGCGAACCGCTGCGGCCCGGTGACCGTGCCCAACCACAAGCTCATCCCGGACGCGCGCTGGATCCTGCACGCCGACGCCGACGAGGTCCGGGCGCGCTCGGACCTGCCGGACTTCGGCCAGGACGCCAAGGGCGTCCAGGTGTTCGTGACCGGCCCGACGATGCTCACGAACTCGACCTACGGGCCGTTCGTCCCCGGCTCGCGCGACGATGCACGGATCCAGATCCCCGGCCCCGGGCTCCGCCTGATCGACCGCAGCCCCCATTTCCTTGTCTATGCCTCCTGCTGACGTGGCGACCCCGCCCGCGCCGGCGTCCGACCCGCCGCCCGCGCGCACGGGCGTGCTCGCGCGCCTCGCCGCGCTGCCCTGGCCCGGCCTCGCGCTCGCCGCGCTGGCCATCGCCACGCTCGTCGGCTTCCTCGTCTACCCGACCTATCCCAACTACGACAGCTACTACTCGCTGATCTGGGGCCGGGAGATCCTGCACGGCCACCTCCCGAGCTTCGACGAGTACCGCTCGCCGACCGAGCACCCGCTCGCGGTCGCCTTCGGAGCGGCGCTGTCGCTGCTCGGCCGCCACGGCGACCGCGTGATGGTGTTCTTCACCGAGGCGTCGTTCGTCGTGCTGTGCGCCGGGATCTACCAGCTGGCGCGGCGCGCGTTCACGCCGCTGGTCGGCCTCGCCGCGGCGGGGATCCTGTGCACGCGCTTCGACTTCCCGTTCCTGGCCGCGCGCGCCTACATCGACATCCCGTACCTGGCGTTCGTCGTCTGGGCCGCGGCGCTGGAGGTCGGCCGGCCGCGCCGGGGCGGGATCGTCTGGGTCCTGCTGGCCTGCGCCGGGCTGCTGCGCCCGGAGGCGTGGCTGATCATCGGGCTGTACTTCCTGTGGATGTGCAGCGGGGAGCTGGGGGTGGGTGGGGACGGGGTTGAGCAGCACCCGCACGGCCGCGCGCGGCTGATCCGCTGGGCGCGCTACGCCGCGTGGGCGGCCGTCGGGCCGGTCGTCTGGGTCATCACCGACTTCGTCGTCACCGGCCACCCGCTCTTCTCGCTGCAGCACACGACCGGCCTGGCCGAGGAGCTCGGCCGCACCAAGGGCCTGGCCGAGGTGCCGGACGCGACCAAGAAGTTCTTCCTCAACCTGGCCAAGCCGCCGGTGCTCTACGCGGGCATCGCGGGCTTCCTCGCCGCGCTCGTGCTCGCGCCGCGGCGCGTGCTGATGCCCGCGGCGCTGTGGGTGGTCGGGACCGGGACGTTCGTGATGGTCGGCGTCGCCGGCCTGTCGGTGATCGACCGCTACCTGCTCGTCCCGACGCTGATGGTCATGGTCTTCGCCGCGGTCGTGCTCGCCGGCTGGACGATGCTGCGCTCCGACCTCCTGATCCGCAAGGTCTGGGCGGTCGCGGCGCTGGCCGTGATCGTCTACGGCGTCGCGTTCACCGCGACGCGGGTCAACTTCCACAACTTCGACGCCGAGCTGCGGCTGCGCGGCAACTCGCACCGCTCGCTGGTGCGGCTGCTCGACCAGCCCGCGGTCAAGGCCGCGCGCAAGTGCGGGCCGGTGACGACGCCCAACCACAAGCTCGTGCCCGACACGCGCTGGATCCTGGACGCGACCGCGTCGCAGGTCGTGGCGCGCGCCGACCCCGCGCAGGCCAGGCACATCGGCCGGGGCGTCTCGCTGTTCGTCGTCGACCGTGGCGCGCTGCTGCGCCAGGCGCTGGTCGCCGATACCGACGACCCGTTTGACAACGTCCCGCTGCCGGACTTCCGCCGCCTGGCCTTCACCGACTACTACGCCGCGTATGTCCGCTGTTGAGGAGGGCGTGACGGCATCCGCGATCGCCCTGCGCGATGACGCGCCCGTGGGGGAGGACGCGGCGCGCCGTGCCGTGCGCAAGGCCGATCGCCGCGCGAAGCTGAAGTGGGCGCCGTGGGTGGCGCTGCTGCTGGCGTTCTCGTTCGTGCTGCGCGTGTGGGGCGCCAAGCAGGGGCTGCCCTACGCCTACAACGCCGACGAGAACGCGCACTTCGTGCCCAAGGCCATCGGGCTCTTCGGCCACGGGTGGAACCCGCACTACTTCGTCAACCCGCCGGCCTACACGTACCTGCTGCACATCGTCTTCGCGGTGTGGTTCGGCGGCCGGGAGGGCGTCAGCGACGCCTTCGCGCGCGACCCCACCGAGGTGTTCCTGGTGGCGCGCGTGGTCGCGGCGGCGTGCGGGACGTTGGCGGTCTGGCTGCTCTACCTGGGCGGGACCAAGCTGTTCGCCGATCGCCGCGTCGGCTTCCTCGGCGCCGGGCTGCTGGGCGTCGGCTTCCTGCCGGTCTTCTACTCGCACCTGGCGCTCAACGACGTGCCGACGCTCGCGCCGATCTGCCTGGCGCTGTACGGCACGGCCGGGATCGTGCGTCAGGGGCGGCTGGTCGACTTCCTGGTCGCCGGCGTCGGCCTCGGGCTGGCGTGCGCGACCAAGTACACCGGCGGCATCGCGCTGCTGCCGATCCTGGCCGCGGCGGCGGGCTGGCTGGTCGGGCGCCGGCGGCTGCGGTGGTCGACGGTGATCGGCGGGATGATCCTGTGCGGGCTCTGCGCTGCGGCGTTCTTCTTCGTCACCAACCCCTACGCCCTGCTCGACTACTCCGGGTTCAGCGACGGCCTGAACCACCAGACGACGGTCGCCGACGACGCGCTGGGCAAGCTGGGGCTGACCGAGGACAACGGGCTCGCCTACTACCTGTGGACGATCACGTGGGGGCTGGGCTGGATCCCGGCGGTGGCGGCGGCGGTGGGCGTCGTCCTCACCGCGCGCGACAATTGGCGGATCGCCTTCGTGCTGGTCCCGGCGCCGGTCCTGTTCCTGCTGTTCATGGGCACGCAGGAGCGGTTCTTCGGGCGGTGGCTGATGCCGGTCTTCCCGATGATCTGCCTGCTCGCGGCCTACGCGGTGGTGCGCGTGGCGGGGTGGATCGCCGGCCGGCGGCCGGTGCTGGCGCCGACGATGCTCGTGCTCGCCGCCGCGCTGCTGTGCGGCCAGGGGCTCGTGTACTCCCTGCACATCGGCCAGGTGCTGCAGCGCGACGACACGCGCAACATGGCGCGCGCGTGGTTCGTCGCGCACGTGCCGCCGAAGACCAAGGTCGTCGTCGAGCCGGTCGTCCCGGACGGCTGGGCCCAGGACATCGGCGACCCGTCGCCGCTGACCAACAACGGCAACCGCTGGGTGAAGTTCCCGACGTCGCGCTCGAACATCGCCAACGACGGCTCTGAGATCACGGGGCCCGGGCGGATCGTCAACATCGAGGACTACGAGCGGACGCTCTACCCGGGGCTCGTGGACAAGTACGAGGAGCAGGGCTACTGCTGGGTCGTCGTCGGCTCGACGCAGCGCGGCCGGGCCGAGGTCGAGCCCGACGCGGTCCCGCGCGCGCTGGCCTACTACCAGGAGCTCGAGAAGCGCGCGGACACGGCCTACGTGGCGTCGCCCTACCGCGACGGCGCGGGCCCGGTCGACTTCAACTTCGACTGGTCGTTCGACTTCTACCCGCTCGCCTACCACCGGCCGGGGCCGACGATGACGATCTACCACCTCCGCGGCGGGCGCTGCGCCAGCGGGTAGGCCGGCCCGCGGTCCGTTTCCCGCCGGCCGCGGCGTGCGCGCCGCCAGGCGAGCACCCGCAAGGCCATGGCGAGCCCCTAGGGCGAGTCCATGGCCCGGGCCCTATCCTCCAGAACTGGTGCAGCGGACCGAGACCGACCATCAGCATCTCTCGCGGGCGATCGACCTCGCCACCCGCGGTCGGGGCCAGGTGCACCCGAACCCGGTCGTGGGCGCCGTCGTCGTCAAGGACGACGTCGTCGTGGGCGAGGGTTGGCATGCCGAGTACGGCGGGCCGCACGCGGAGGTCAACGCGATCTCGGCGTGCGACGGCGCGGATCTGACGGGCGCGACGATCTACGTGTCGCTGGAGCCCTGCTGCCACACCGGCAAGACCGGACCGTGCACCGACGCGATCCTGCAGGCCGGGATCTCGCGCGTCGTGGTGGCCTCCGACGACCCGACGGAGAAGGCGTCCGGCCGCGGCCTGGGGATCCTGCGCGACGAGGGCGTCGTGGTCGACGTGGCCGGCGGCGAGCTCGCCGCCCGCGCCAGGCTCGCCAACCAGGCGTTCCGCAAGCACGCCCGCACGGGCCGGCCGTGGGTCCTGTTCAAGTCGGCGATGACGCTGGACGGCAAGGTCGCGACGCGGACCGGCGACTCGAAGTGGATCTCCTCGGACTCCTCGCGCGCGCTGGCGCACAAGTGGCGCGCGTCGGTCGACGCGGTCGTGGTCGGGATCGGGACGGCGCTGGCCGACGACCCGCAGCTGACCGCGCGGATCGAGGACCCGTCGGGAGGCGAGCTGCGCCAGCCGCGGCGCGTCGTGTTCGACGCGACGGCGCGGCTGCCGCTGGACTCCAAGCTGGTCCAGCAGGCGCCGGAGATCCCGTTGACGGTCGTGGTGTCGCGCGCGGCGCCGCGCAGCGCCGCCGATGCGCTGGAGAGCGCGGGCGCCGACGTGATCGTCGCGACCGGCGAGCACGAGCCGGCGCGCGTCAGGTCGGCGCTGGATCAGCTCGGCGAGGCGGGCATCCACGCGGTCCTCTTGGAGGGCGGTCCGCACCTAGCCGGCGCGTTCCTGGACGCGGGCGAGATCGACGAGGTCCGCCTGTTCCTGGCGCCGCTGCTGCTGGGCGGCTCGAAGGCCCGCGACCCGCTGGAGGGCGAGGGCGTGGAGAAGATCTCCGAGGCGTTGCGCGCGCTCACGCTGGACTGCGAGCGCGTCGCCGACGACGTCCTGATCAGCGCACGGCTGCGAGAGTGGTAGTTGATGTTCACCGGACTTGTTGAAGATCTTGGCGTGGTCGTCGCGGTCGACCGGACGGGCGACGGCGCGGTGCTGACCGTGGAGTCCAAGCTCGCGCCGCAGATCGGCGAGGGCGACAGCGTCGCGGTCAACGGCGTGTGCCTGACGGCGACGGCGATCGAGGGCGACCGCTTCGGCTTCGACGTCATGTTGGAGTCCCTGCGCCGCTCGTCGCTGGGCGAGATCGCGCAGGGCTCGCGCGTGAACCTGGAGCTGGCGCTGCGCGCCGACGCGCGCCTGGGCGGCCACATCATGCAGGGCCACGTCGACGGCGTCGGCGTCGTCGGCGCCATCGCCGACGACGGCTTCGCGCGCGTGGTCACCGTCGAGGCTCCGAACGAGCTGCTGCGCTACGTGGTGGAGAAGGGCTCGATCGCCGTCGACGGCGTCAGCCTCACGGTGTCGCGGGTGGACGACACGACGTTCGACGTGTCGCTGATCCCCGAGACGCTGGAACGGACGAACCTGGGCGGCCTGACGATGGACCCACCCGCCCGCACCGTCAACCTGGAGGTCGACGTCGTGGCCAAGTACGTGGAGAAGTTGATGGGAGCGCACACGCGATGAAGTCCTCTGGCGAGGTGACGCGCGACGAGGTCCAGTTCTCGACGATCGAGGAGGCGCTGGAGGACATCGCCGCCGGCAAGATGATCGTGGTCGTCGACGACGAGGACCGCGAGAACGAGGGCGACGTCGTCATGGCGGCGGAGTTCGTCACGGCCGACGACATCAACTTCATGACGCGCCAGGCGGGCGGCTGGATCTGCCTGACGCTGACGCCTGAGCGCTGCGACGACCTCGGGCTCGAGCTGATGTCCTTGAAGAACGAGTCCGCGCACGAGACGCCGTTCACCGTGACGATCGAGGCGCGCGAGGGCGTGACGACCGGGATCTCGACCGCCGACCAGGCGACGACGATCCGCACGGCCGTCGACCCGGGCAAGGGCAAGGCCGACATCGTGGTCCCGGGCCACGTCCACCCGCTGAAGGCGCGCGAGGGCGGCGTCCTGGAGCGCACGGGCCACACGGAGGCGTCCGTGGACCTGGCGCGGCTGGCGGGCGTGACGCCGGCGGGCGTGATCTGCGAAGTGCAGAACGAGGACGGCTCGATGGCGCGTGTCGGCGACCTCGCCGCCTACTGCCACAAGCACGGCTTCAAGATGATCACGATCGCCGATCTGATCGCCTACCGGCGCCGGCACGACAAGCTCGTCGAGCGCGTCGTGTCGACCTCGATGCCGACGGGCTTCGGCGACTTCACGGTCTTCGGCTACCGCTCGCTGGTCGACGACAAGCACCACGTCGCGCTCGTCAAGGGCGATGTGGCCGGCAAGGAGGACGTGCTGGTCCGGGTGCACTCCGAGTGCCTCACGGGCGACGTCTTCCACTCGCTGCGCTGCGACTGCGGCGAGCAGCTGGAGTCCGCGCTGTCGATGATTGAGGCCGAGGGCGAGGGCGTCCTGCTGTACCTGGCCCAGGAGGGGCGCGGCATCGGGCTGCTCAACA contains:
- a CDS encoding ArnT family glycosyltransferase, with the translated sequence MESATLTSPSARLRALPERAWARAGFALLCLGALIGYLVYPTYPNYDSAYSLIWGRELVDGTLPSFDAYRTPTEHPLAVAVGAVLSLLGDTVGPRTWLLLTVAAFCLLVAGVYRLGRAAFGPWVGLVAALLVLSRLDYAFLAARGYIDVPYLALVAWAAAFETARPRRGGVVWVLLVLAGLLRPEAWLLGGAYWLWCGWPAESPPRGLGSAASVRPEGETRDWRRLLRTAGYAALAPVLWALTDLLVTGDALFSLRHTSSLANDLQRTKPASEAPSFAVHSLNATLKWPVLIGAVLGVALALVYARRRATVPLALAASGLLTFGVIAAAGLSVIDRYLAVSALALIVFAAFAIAGFTVLAPGHPARRPWIVAACVVALGGAAFTASHLHPGYIDRELTTRRELRQELARVVKTNAFKTANRCGPVTVPNHKLIPDARWILHADADEVRARSDLPDFGQDAKGVQVFVTGPTMLTNSTYGPFVPGSRDDARIQIPGPGLRLIDRSPHFLVYASC
- a CDS encoding ArnT family glycosyltransferase — its product is MSAVEEGVTASAIALRDDAPVGEDAARRAVRKADRRAKLKWAPWVALLLAFSFVLRVWGAKQGLPYAYNADENAHFVPKAIGLFGHGWNPHYFVNPPAYTYLLHIVFAVWFGGREGVSDAFARDPTEVFLVARVVAAACGTLAVWLLYLGGTKLFADRRVGFLGAGLLGVGFLPVFYSHLALNDVPTLAPICLALYGTAGIVRQGRLVDFLVAGVGLGLACATKYTGGIALLPILAAAAGWLVGRRRLRWSTVIGGMILCGLCAAAFFFVTNPYALLDYSGFSDGLNHQTTVADDALGKLGLTEDNGLAYYLWTITWGLGWIPAVAAAVGVVLTARDNWRIAFVLVPAPVLFLLFMGTQERFFGRWLMPVFPMICLLAAYAVVRVAGWIAGRRPVLAPTMLVLAAALLCGQGLVYSLHIGQVLQRDDTRNMARAWFVAHVPPKTKVVVEPVVPDGWAQDIGDPSPLTNNGNRWVKFPTSRSNIANDGSEITGPGRIVNIEDYERTLYPGLVDKYEEQGYCWVVVGSTQRGRAEVEPDAVPRALAYYQELEKRADTAYVASPYRDGAGPVDFNFDWSFDFYPLAYHRPGPTMTIYHLRGGRCASG
- the ribD gene encoding bifunctional diaminohydroxyphosphoribosylaminopyrimidine deaminase/5-amino-6-(5-phosphoribosylamino)uracil reductase RibD, whose amino-acid sequence is MQRTETDHQHLSRAIDLATRGRGQVHPNPVVGAVVVKDDVVVGEGWHAEYGGPHAEVNAISACDGADLTGATIYVSLEPCCHTGKTGPCTDAILQAGISRVVVASDDPTEKASGRGLGILRDEGVVVDVAGGELAARARLANQAFRKHARTGRPWVLFKSAMTLDGKVATRTGDSKWISSDSSRALAHKWRASVDAVVVGIGTALADDPQLTARIEDPSGGELRQPRRVVFDATARLPLDSKLVQQAPEIPLTVVVSRAAPRSAADALESAGADVIVATGEHEPARVRSALDQLGEAGIHAVLLEGGPHLAGAFLDAGEIDEVRLFLAPLLLGGSKARDPLEGEGVEKISEALRALTLDCERVADDVLISARLREW
- a CDS encoding riboflavin synthase, which gives rise to MFTGLVEDLGVVVAVDRTGDGAVLTVESKLAPQIGEGDSVAVNGVCLTATAIEGDRFGFDVMLESLRRSSLGEIAQGSRVNLELALRADARLGGHIMQGHVDGVGVVGAIADDGFARVVTVEAPNELLRYVVEKGSIAVDGVSLTVSRVDDTTFDVSLIPETLERTNLGGLTMDPPARTVNLEVDVVAKYVEKLMGAHTR
- a CDS encoding bifunctional 3,4-dihydroxy-2-butanone-4-phosphate synthase/GTP cyclohydrolase II, whose product is MKSSGEVTRDEVQFSTIEEALEDIAAGKMIVVVDDEDRENEGDVVMAAEFVTADDINFMTRQAGGWICLTLTPERCDDLGLELMSLKNESAHETPFTVTIEAREGVTTGISTADQATTIRTAVDPGKGKADIVVPGHVHPLKAREGGVLERTGHTEASVDLARLAGVTPAGVICEVQNEDGSMARVGDLAAYCHKHGFKMITIADLIAYRRRHDKLVERVVSTSMPTGFGDFTVFGYRSLVDDKHHVALVKGDVAGKEDVLVRVHSECLTGDVFHSLRCDCGEQLESALSMIEAEGEGVLLYLAQEGRGIGLLNKLKAYKLQEEGYDTVDANLQLGLPADLRDYGIGAQILADLGLSSIRILTNNPKKIRGLEGYGLRVTDQVPIAHAPNKHNEAYLRTKAERMGHTLHHQGLPLDEQMLHDEHVHDAAAEKEKGEDAS